The following nucleotide sequence is from Chloracidobacterium validum.
CCCACCACCTTGAATCTGCCGGACTCTGGCTCTGTGCACTGTTGGCCGCTGCCGGTGCCTGGGCCGGACTGGGGCCGATGCGCAGCGTCTTTCCTTCCTGGCTGGCAGACCTAGGCGGACTGGCACTCTATGGAACGACCTACCTTGCCGCGGCAGTCATCCTGGGCCTGGCCCCGGTGGACATCCGCGCCCGGCTGCGGCGCTTGGGGCGACGGTCATCGGAGGAATAGACCGCCAAATTATCCCGGCTCTAGTTTTGCTCGGAGCGCCAGCTATGAGAACGTTGCACTGTTTTTTGAATCCTTGTTTCCCGATGTTTTCAGTATGTCTGACCTGACAATTGCCCGCTCGGTAAAACTGTCTCCCATCGTGGACGTGGCGGAACGCCTTGGCGTGTCGCCCGACGAGATTGAACCCTACGGTCGCTACGCGGCGAAACTGCCGCTGTGGTTGAGCGCTCCCGATGCCCCCCGCCGCGGCAAGCTCATCCTGGTTTCGGCAATGACGCCAACCCCGGCTGGCGAGGGCAAGACCACCGCCACGATTGGGCTGACGGATGCACTCAACCGGATTGGTCGCCGTGCCGTCGCGGTTCTGCGCGAACCATCCCTTGGGCCAGTTTTTGGGCTGAAGGGCGGCGCGACAGGTGGCGGGCGCGCGCAAGTCGCCCCAATGGACTTCATCAACTTGCACTTCACAGGCGATTTCGCGGCCGTGACGGCAGCGCACAACCTGCTGGCGGCGGTTGTGGACAACGACCTCCACCAGCGAAAATCCACCCACGGCCTCGACTTGACGAGTGTTCGCTGGAAGCGCGTCCTCGATGTCAATGACCGCGCCCTGCGGCAGATTGTCGTTGGTCTGGGTGGACGCACCAATGGGCTTCCCCGCGAATCCGGCTTCGACATTACCGCCGCCTCGGAAGTCATGGCGGCAATGTGCCTGTGCGACTCGCTGGCCCACTTGAAGGAAAAACTTGGTGGCATTTTCGTTGGGCGCACCCAGGACAAGCGCCCGCTGTATGCGCGCGATTTCAACGTCCACGGGGCAATGACGGCGCTGCTCAGGGACGCGCTCAAGCCAAACTTGGCGCAGACGCTCGAAGGCAATCCGGCCATCATTCACCTTGGACCCTTTGCCAACATTGCGCAGGGAACAAACTCGGTGATCGCCACGCGGGCGGGTTTGCGCCTGAGCGACTATGTCGTGACCGAAGCCGGCTTTGGGTTCGACTTGGGTGGGGAAAAGTTCCTGCACATCAAGTGCCGGACATCCGGCCTCGCGCCGGCCGTCGTCGTTCTGGTGGCTACCGTTCGGGGGCTGAAATATCAAGGCGGCGCAGCGCTCGAAGCCCTGCATGAGCCTGATCTGGCGGCCCTGGAACGTGGCTTCGACAACCTTGAAAAGCACCTGGAAAACGTTCGCCGGTTTGGACTGGAGCCGGTCGTGGCAATCAATCGCTTCACCAGTGACACCAGTGCGGAACTGGATTGGGTTCAGGCGCGTTGCACGGCTATGGGGACTGCCTCGGCGATTTCGGAGGCCTGGGCCTACGGCGGCGCGGGCGCGGAAACGCTGGCTCACGAGGTCGTCGCGGCGGTTGAGCGCGCAACCGGTCACTGGCAACCGCTTTACGCGCTTACCGACCCCATCGAGCGCAAAATCGAAACCGTGGCAACGCACATCTACGGCGCGAGCGATGTCCGGTTTCTGTCCAAGGCACGCGCTGACCTCCGCTTGATTGCTGAACTTGGACTGACGCAACTCCCCATCTGCATAGCCAAAACTCAAAAGTCGTTTTCAGACGATCCGACCCGACTGGGACGCCCACGGGATTTCACGTTGACCATTC
It contains:
- a CDS encoding formate--tetrahydrofolate ligase → MSDLTIARSVKLSPIVDVAERLGVSPDEIEPYGRYAAKLPLWLSAPDAPRRGKLILVSAMTPTPAGEGKTTATIGLTDALNRIGRRAVAVLREPSLGPVFGLKGGATGGGRAQVAPMDFINLHFTGDFAAVTAAHNLLAAVVDNDLHQRKSTHGLDLTSVRWKRVLDVNDRALRQIVVGLGGRTNGLPRESGFDITAASEVMAAMCLCDSLAHLKEKLGGIFVGRTQDKRPLYARDFNVHGAMTALLRDALKPNLAQTLEGNPAIIHLGPFANIAQGTNSVIATRAGLRLSDYVVTEAGFGFDLGGEKFLHIKCRTSGLAPAVVVLVATVRGLKYQGGAALEALHEPDLAALERGFDNLEKHLENVRRFGLEPVVAINRFTSDTSAELDWVQARCTAMGTASAISEAWAYGGAGAETLAHEVVAAVERATGHWQPLYALTDPIERKIETVATHIYGASDVRFLSKARADLRLIAELGLTQLPICIAKTQKSFSDDPTRLGRPRDFTLTIREVEIAAGAGFVIPIAGDLVRMPGLPAVPASERIDIDAEGNITGLS